The DNA sequence CTAGAATAATCTAGGAAGATTTGCTCCCTAGAATAAACAAGCAGATGACGATGATGAATATTGATGAATCAATAATATATTACGAACTATTTAAAGTTATATAGGTATTACCTGTTTTGTCCCCAAATCCAGAGCCTCCCAGTTGAAATGGTACCATCATTTTCACGAGGCTCTACAATGCAAGCAGAACAATGTGCTTCGTAGGACACAAATTTCATGAACTCTGACTCTAATTTCTTCACTTTCTTTGGATATTTCCTTCGCTCCTCAGTTCCATCACCCAGTTGACCAAAGTCATTAGCCACTGAAAAACATCATATGCATAGTGTTAGCCTCTTATCACTTCTATATTTATTGAACATTTTAAATTTGTCAATTATGAAAATAAGTtcttttaaagctgcatgatttCTATGCAAACTGTTCCAGTTTTACAACGGAACAATATGCCATCGACTGATGCATGTAGCCATTATTTCTAGCAGAATAAAGCTTAGTGTTTTTGTTATCATTCATAGCTTATTGATTAGTCATCAAGTAAAAATTAATTGCAATTACTGGCCTCCCGATAAGGCAAGTTTttcctagaaaaataaaatccaatcccaaaattaaaatacttttaGTTCCTTTATTTTGAAACATGGCTATAGAAATGAATGCACGATCCAATCAATTAATTAAATGAAAATGCTAGTGAGCAAGCATGTCCAATTAAAAAGTGGGATTTAGAATAGACGTGCAGTTAAGCAAAGTTGGGGCCATGTTTTATTTATCAAAGACATCTGAATAAAATCAATGTCCATGGTTTTATGTTTATCATTGTTTTAATTAAGGAAAACGCTTTCTTTGAAAGGATGTCTATAAATGATTGAGGGTAACACGAAACAAAACATAAGATACTCCATAccttatttttttctcttccattaatttttctttatgttGATTCTTGCAAGTGTTGGTCCATGAATTAGGTCGCTTTTGGGCTAGCTTGCTTGAAAGCAACAGTGGGAGTTATTCTACAGCTCCTCCTCTGATTATCTTGGAAGAGTTCTCCAACGAACCAGTCAAGTTTCTCGAAATTACTTTGCTCGCCGATCCGCTTCCCTCCAAACAGCACTGACTCTACATTCTCCTGCTTCAACATCTCATTCGCCAACCCAATCAGCATTTTTACATTCTCAGGACTTGAATCTGTATCCACATTGGGTCAACATCGCCCCATCCTAGAGCTGTTTGCCTGtcctcatttttttaaattgcttAGAAAATCTTTCAAGTTGAAATTAAATACAGTACCCGAATTTAAGTACAAATGAATGAATGAAGTACACAGAAAAAACAGTTAAAGAAAAGTATTGAAAGATGAGAAACACACATCCATCATTAATCATGAAAGTAAAAGCAACCTAACAACTTCTTGTGGTGTTTAGAATATGATCGAAATTAGAATAGCCTTTATTAGTTTACCTAAACATTGAGTGGCTCATTGAAACCCCTGCAACCAAATCAATGTTCATAGATTTGAACATGAAAACCATATACTTCCCTATACATACACAGAGCTCTGAGCACCTAAACTGAAATCTTCCTAGAACTTTAAACACTTTAATGTTGAAAAAATGGAAACCTAGTTCTGAACTAATGAAACTTATCTCACATCATATACCAGATCAGTTGAGGTCAGTGAGGCAAGGAAAAGTATCGATACATTAAACAGCCAGATTTCATGGCAAGCATTTACGATGAGCATTAGCCAATGCAAATGAAACTCATCTTCTGGGGTTAGCAGTCCAATTTCTCATGCCTCCACCAATAGTTAAACTCAAAGCCATAGCAAAAATTTCCATGTAACTAAAACAGAGAAAGGGGAATCTCAGGAGGTGACGGAGTTGTGGCTCCAACAAACAAATTTGCATACATTGAAACAGACAGAGAATAAATCTGTAGCTTCTTGTGTTATGGTGAGGATTGAGCGTCGATTGAGGGTGGAGCAACGATTGAGGGAGGAGCGAGAGAGAGTGACCGCCGAGGGAGGCCTTGCGAGCGAGAGTGGCACCGACGGAGGGCGCACCAATGGAGGGTGCGCCGACGGAGGCAGCATCGATGGATGGTTGCGAGAGCGGGCCGCGAGAGAGGGCTGGTTGTTCTCAGCGATGAGGAGGGCTGCGAGGGTTTTTTCCCTTAGCTTAGTCAGGTTCtctgaaaaagaattaaaagtgtATTGGAGGAAAAATTGGTGGGAAATCTAAATCTTTCATGGGAATCTGATGTCCAAATAATTAGAGAATAGGGCGCGCTTTAAACGTGACtgtagcgaaaaaaaaaaaaactagctgCGCTTCAAAAATGTGCCTGTTTTTCTGTATGGTTGGTAAGCGTGAATGCGTGATATCTAAAAATTGTCAAATTACTGATGAATCGCTACTCTCATAAAATTATGATTGATTCTTTTCGGTCATGCTTTTAAAGCATAGCGCGGTAAGAAAAAGGGCAGCTAAATCTCTAATAAATTGCCATCTTCATGAAAATATGGCTATTAACTTCTTTTGTCCACGTTTTTGCAGTGTGACAAAATGCGTGgtgacataattttttttgtagtgagaggagaaagaaaaggagaagaaataaaaaaaatatacagcaACATACAATagcaataaaaaaatgataatgaaaagaaaatacgtgaacaaaaaaaataacacaatGAAAAATGGTGATTTGCGCATGTTATATAAATGACTTATGTTGggttttgactaatttaatggaCAAATGACAAAAATGAGAAATGCTAGAGAATCATtcgaatttattgtttttggctatcagttaattattaatatttaaaaatatgaaataaaatatattgttaaattacaaactaaaaaaaattatactaaaaaaattgagttgatagctgaccgaaaataataaattttaataattgaaaaatcgATTTGTGGGATAATttgttgaatcttaatattttaatataattttttaaaataactactatatttatttagtgagatctaaaagattaaaacatataaaataacaactatatttatttagtaaaattcaaaatattaaaacttttagTATATAACTAGTATATAACTAGTTTTAATCTTTTAGATCTcgctaaataaatatagtaattattttaaaaaaattatattaaaatattaagattcaatAAGTGATCTCACATTTCAATTATTGAGTTCtaccatataaattaaacaataataaaaattataattctaaaaatttaaaagatttaaattttaaaataactactatattatttagtgaaatttaaaatattaattttttaaatatataatcaacaataatttgataaactcgtttaaataaaaaaatttactataaaaaattataatttaaaaatgtaaaattttaaaatacaaatgacaaaataactttataataatttaattatttttattattttatgtaaagagaattttgtttattaaggtctaaaaaataatattaaaattagtactatcaaaaatattttaaatttaatattataaaagaaatttatataaggactaatttgattaatttttaaaattttagagatgaaaatgacttacgtctagaATTTCAgaaactatttttattataaataactttttacatgtcaagtgacacgtggcgtGTTAGGTGTCACTGgcctgacacgtcaaccaatcattttgtgacacgtggcattaaccTACCACATCATTATGCCATGTAGCACTTAACGTGATACGTCATTATCTAACTAACAGAAGGACCAATTTGACTTATGTTTTATCTTTCAtggactaatatgactaaaaaaattatttgatgactaatttaaaaaataagtaatctTTTAGAgacgaatttgactattaatccATTTCTCAACGTATAAAATTGCGGGTAACATTGGCCATGTTGGCTCTCCTAAGGCTAAATCTATTTATTGATACAAAGTTTGTTTATAAGATAAGTTTGCTTTTAGTTTtgaacaaatataatttttttctatatagtAAATGAAAggtagaaaattaattttaataataagtcTGTTATCTTTTACTTGAAAACAGAAAAAGGAAACTTATATTGGTCACACTTGTTTTTGCAtcatttttataacaaaaatacaattatgttaaaaaaaaatacaaattgttGTTAGTAAAGGCTTGCGATTGGCTACGAGCATCGTCCAAATTTATCCTGTATTGTGCTTCCTCTCTTTTCAATTTGAATGTTGATCTAAAAAACGGACGGTTGTATAGGcttcctattcttcccctttcttttttaatttgtctTTTGGCGGCTATGGAAGGTGGCAGTAATTCATTAAAATGAGGAATTAACGGGAGGAGCCGAAAATAGTTGcatgttgaatgattgagaggaAGTCTAGACAATAACGTGGTCTTAATCTTGTCTCTGTAAGTCTATATAGACCATACACAGCACTAGTTCCTATATGCATGATTAACTGTTTAGAGAATCCCAGAATTTATTGTGTCAATCTTTCTCTGCTAAATGGATCAAGAAATGGACACATTGATATTCAACATGGGTTCACTTGGAACCAATTTTCCACAAAAGTATTAAATAGATTTGCATGTTTGAATTTGTTTATTCAATAATTGATGCAAACGTAACTTGCGTGTAATGAGAGTATTGTGATCAATTTGCAGGAAGAGAGGATTGTCAAGGTATTACTCGGGTAAATCGAGATCATTTACATGCATTGCAGATGTTCATTCAGTGGAGGATTTGAAGAAGCCAGAGCATCCTGAtgcaaagaaaaggaagaagcatTCACAAACACACCTCAACCTTCCTCCTTATTATCCATGTAGAAGGGCACCAAGTTGCACTCAATTAACGACACCTTATGTCAATCCCTAGAATATGAATTTTGCCCCCTCCAATACCTCCATCATCATCACATCACTCtcctatctatctatctatcaacATCCTTTACATTAACTGTACAGTAACATCAGTAGAGAACagatcaaataaaatttttgtaattttttgagtATATATAATAATCCTTATCCTTATGTATATATGCATGAGCCTATGACAAGAAATGAAATTGCACACTCTGAATCTCTCGCCAAGACTTCAGCCTATTTTAAAGCGTATGTATGTTGTTATTATCAATAGTAGTATTTTTTATATCAGACCTGCTTATGATTTCTATTACCATCACTCTCTAGACATGGAAGGTACGGTAGACATTTATTGCAATATTATTCTATTAATGGAGAACTGCACGGTAGATCGATAGAACAATAATGAATGCGTTAGTTTGCTTAAGCGATGGAACATGATAACGAAGAATCCAGAGAGAAGATGGAAGTGTGAAACTGGAACTAGTTAAGACTTAAGCCAGTTAAGCGTATCTGGAAAGAGGGAATGGGCAGCATGCTTGAACTAAACAAGAAAGATCGACGCTCCCAAGCGCCACGTGGACTCTAATTTGTAATTACCAAACTGCCCTCACGTCGTCGTCAACGTTCCGCTCCCACTCGAAATTGTTGGTTCAATTCCGCTCCACGCCACACCACACGACACCAAAACAGAAGACGTTGATAACGCTATCGGCGTACCCTTCCACCGTGTCCGCCCAACCACCGAAACATTCACCTCAATAAACAAAATCCACACCATAGAAATACCTTACCcggtttttctgtaattttcttttctatttttatttttttacctctctcctttccattctctttgtttGTACCCTTTCCATGGCTAAACCCAAGGCTCCACGCCGAACCCTAGACTCATACACAGTCAAACATATTAACAAAACCTTTAGAGGTACCTTCTCTTCTTTCCAGAGAAAACGCTAAATTTTTCTTCGCTAACTTCAGTTTCCGATACATGTTTTTCAGTTTCAGCTAACCTGAATCTCTATGTGATTCTAATTCGTTGTTTGTACTGTTGTCAGCCGGGGATTGCGTGCTCATGCGACCCTCCGATCCGTCGAAACCGTCGTACGTGGCGAGGATCGAGCGGATCGAAGCTGACTCGCGAGGCGCCAACGTGAAGGTGCACGTGCGCTGGTACTACCGCCCGGAGGAGTCAATCGGCGGCCGCCGCCAGTTCCATGGCTCCAAGGAGGTTTTCCTCTCCGATCACTTCGACGTTCAGAGCGCCGACACCATCGAAGCCAAGTGTACGGTCCACAGCTTCAAGAGCTACACCAAGCTCGATGCTGTTGGAAACGACGATTTCTTCTGTCGTTTCGAGTACAATTCCTCCACCGGCGCCTTCAATCCTGACAGAGTTGCTGTGTTAGTTCATCCCTACTTGTTCTTCtcaatattattgttattattatcataGCCTAAAAAGCTGAAATAATGATCCTTTTCTTTTCAAGTCGCTGATATGATAAATGCGAAATATCTACTTTTTAAGTCGAATTCTTTGTTGGAATTGAGTTTCACTCTGTTTTATGTAGTTGCTTTCCACTAGTACTTAATTCAGACTTGTTTTGATTAATGGCCATTTTGGGATTCTCTTAGTCATTGCATTGGTCACACTTGGTTATTCTACTTGTCTAGTGCTTATTTGAATTATAAGCCTATTTTGGAAGAAATTGTTAAGCTTTGTTTATGTCACTAAGTATTTATTTGCTTGTTCGTTTGAAGAATTGTTTGAATCAAGTAGCTGTGTGACCTTATTTGGAATTAGGCTAACAGGATGttcattgttttatttttttattttattttctatttttgcaGGTATTGTAAATGTGAGATGCCCTATAACCCTGATGACCTAATGGTCCAGTGTGAGGGCTGCAGTGATTGGTAAGTTGAATACATGCGAAGGAGTTATATTTAGCCTTCATCTTCTTTACTATTTGCTTTTAGTTTCATTACCTGGTTGATTTCTTGATTCTGGTATGTCCAGTTCTGTAGATATTTGCATCTTCCTGATGgaattcattttaaatttcagatttttaagaATGTTTTACCTCTTTTCATCTGAATTCATGTGAGGAAAACCAGTTATTTATGTCAGCCTTTACCATATTGGCATTGTTTTTCCTTGTGTAAGAATCTCCAGTTAACTTAGACTATTCTTGCCATTGCTAATTTGGTACTCTTTGAAGATGATACATTCATCAGTAGCAGCTGGTGTGTTTGACTCTTCTATGTACCAACGATTGGTGTTTGCTTGTTTCATTGTTGAATTTTCTGCTTCTGACTATGCGGTGTCATCTAACACTCATAACCCCACCTAGCTTTCTTTAATCTGCTTCCACTTGTCTGCACATGCATTCATATGTCGTGTATCTTCTCTGAGTAGAATATGGACTTGTGGGAGTTATCCTCCATAGAATAGTTTCATTGAATATGCATACTTGTGATCATTCATGACCTTATAAGTAAATTCCAGATGGACACAAAAGCAATACGTTTGGCTAGTGTGTTATTCAGCTTTATAGGCATCACAGCAAGCCTAGGTACAGGAATCGAAACTTAACATGTATACACAGCGCCCGTGCCTTTTTATGTCAAATTTGTGGATTTAGGAAGGTAAATCTGCAAATTCGCAAATCCATTTGaaattatcaaatataaaatgGCACCCTGATATAATAGcttattgaattgaaattaaatacTATATGAGGAATTGCTAAGAAAGTAAGAATTGAATAAAGGTTCTTAATTTGCCATGACATTTATTCACCTATAGAGGTGTGTTATTTATTTCATACTTCTTTCTTCATTATAATTACTATCTCATGTAAATATTATAGTTATTACACTACATTATCTAAGAaatttcatattttgttattgtattttaatGTTCTTCGCACCTTTGCATTTATTCTTGGAGTTGGGCTTTAATCTGCTTATGAAATTTGTGGCTTAGTTTGAGGtcccacaaaaatattttttctaactgAAATATAAGGATGGAGAAGATTCGAGGTTTCTGGGAAGATGATCCAAAAGCTTCTGGGATAAATCTTCTGTGTAAACTACTCTCGTCTCTAGATTATATGGAATGATGAACCTGACTCACTTGGCTAGCCCAACTTATTAAAGTGTTTAACACCTTATGAGTAATGAGTTAATGAAACAATCAATTTATAAGTTACAATGATTATTATTAATTGTAGAGTTCATAAATTTTGTTCTCCTGCAATTTTATGCATATTTCTGTTGTCATTCATAATGAAACTAGCTGAAGGCTTGCTTTGTGAATgttgagaatttttttattcagCATAATATTCTTTATTCAGGTTTCACCCTGCTTGCATAGACATGACTGTGGAGGAAGCTAAGCGACTTGACCACTTCTTTTGTGAAAGTTGCTCTGCTGAAGGTCAAAAAAAGTTGCAAAATTCTCACTCTACTTCAAGACACTCAGATACAAAGGTATTACTGTTGGAGGATAGTCTGAGATTGTTGTTCAGCACTTAAATATATTCGTGTGCCTTAACTTTGAGACAGTTGATATctattctttctttaattttgttaatttgctGACGAAGTAAAATACTATACTATTTTAGCGATAACTTTTTGCTTGGTTTTCAGGTGGAGACTAAACGTCGGCGAAGGTCATAAGAGTGATAATAGTATATATATGGCATAAAATGCAGTAGAGATCTATAATGGAGGTCTTAGAGACCTTGCTTTTCTGATCCTGCTAGCTACCAAACAAACACGGAGACGATGTTATCGAAAGTAAACTAATTTGGAAGTGTTTGTGATATCTATTTGGTTTGAGTATTCATAATCAGCCTGTTTGCTTTGGAAGTCGAGGAAATGTTTCCGTTGTCTATAATTATGTAATGTAGATTCTAACAACTCCCCCTTCCGGTCCTTGTTCTTACTCGGGCTTTGTATAGTATCCTTTACTTATTTATCAGCAGTAGACAGACACCGTTCTTTTTACTCAAACGTAGGTTTCGACTTTCGGTCATAGCTTCCTGCCAATTACACCCTGTTGACGCTGTGGCCGTGTGGCGTAAGCAATTTTATATTCATAAGATGTCATTAGGTAAAGGAaaagaatagttaattttaactTTCTTTGATTACCTGAAAAGAAGTTAAGATTCAACAAGGAAAGGCGCTATAATATTATTGTTCAGTTGAACTTAAagggttcttttttttttataaaaaattatatgtattatttttgtatatattttatatttttattgtttatttttggtattaaagtgattaataaaaaatgaaaaaggtaaatatatattataagtgGTATATTGTTTTATTTACAACGCTCAACTTAAAAGATACAAGAAATAATTCCCCTTGCACGTTTTCTCTCTCTCTAGGTCTCTACCGTCTTATATGATCAATATGATGATGGAATTAGAAAATACTACttgattttgttattattatttttcttggaCAAGTGAACCTGAAAAATGTCACTATATTAACCAACATTGTTACGGGTATCATGTAAAAGAGGGAATGGATCATCCAAGTCAATACGATCTTATTTGAtttgttttattttggtgaatcCTAATCCATCTTTGTGTGCAGCCATACCAATCACACTGTTGTGGCAAAGTTACATCTATAACATAGGAAAACTAAAAcaggagaaatttattttttaaagaaaaaagagcaaaaggccaaaGTTAAGCAAAGATAGCAAAGCCATCTTCTCAAGCGCACCCTATGATATCCGTAGCTAACTATGATCTTATTACTTTATTGAAGTTTAGAGATATAAGATATGGTGGAAACTCaggttaattttatgtaaaaatattaacgAAGAGCAGTTAGATAACAATTTTGGATCAGTTtggattgatttttgaaaaaagcacttaatttttttattttcttttaaaaaaatttttaataaataaaaattattttatatttagatagacttttaaaaaagaattttcaagtattaaaaatgtcttttatttttgttttttttaaagcAAGGTATTGTTAGCATTTAGAAAAAgcaaataatttactttttttaataaaaatatttttttgaaagacatattcaaataggttttaaattaaataaaagtactttatcctttaagaaaaatattttttcactcAAAAAAGCCAATCCAAACTAACACTTAGTTAAATTTGTCAAATTATTTATTGCTTCattcgatttttttttgttatttcgaCAGGTTGTCAAATCGAGCTTGTATTAAGATCTCAGTTTGCGGAGTAAATACGACTCCTCTGAAAAAGAGTGAGCTCGACCCGGGAATTACTTAGCGTTCGTGTCGAAACGCACTATGTCGAACTATCAGTGGATAATCGTagcaaataaaatgaaaatgaagtaAAATAGAACtttgaataagtgaaaatgaataaATGAAAATGTCAAAACGAAATAGAAATtataagaaagtaaaataacaaagaaacatttaaaataaagaaattaaaacaaagaaaaataaaagataaaataaaatgggCTCCAACACTTACATGCACTTGCACTCCATGCTCTTCTGTTGCGTCGTTGAGACTGAGAATTTTTACAGAATTTATGTGATAACCTACTGTTGTTGATTGAAATCTCTATTTTTCTTCTGAATTTCTTCTATTTATATCTCAAAGGTGGACTTATTCCTGAAGAATTTTGACTACTACATTGGTTTTTCCATTTTCTTAGGCCATGATGTTACCATAATCCTGAAGAATCTTCATATGGTACCTCCACGTTCTGTCTTGCCTTGTTCTTTAAATCCGACGTTCTTGCATCGTGTTTGTATTTGACCACGGGGTATCGATCCTGATAGATGCTCGACTTACTTTAAACCAGCAATCCATTGACCTCAAATGTCTTTTGTTTCCGTAGTTGAAAGAGGATCTCTACAACCAAGTAACAataattttaattacattttgACTCCCTATGAATCAAATCTTTATGGGTCAAAATTTACATCAACAAATTGCCctttaaaacttatcttttcaaaatatgaaaTGATAAATTTTATCTAATTAATCCCATGCCATTCACGTGCCTTTTTTAatgttcaaatttcaaaaaatggtTACAAGAAATGAAACGGTTCGTGCATTTCTAGGAATATGTAACGTTCCCAATGGGCTTTAATGGGCCTTTACTCCTTTAAAACCTTTACTCATTCAGTATTTTTCAC is a window from the Arachis hypogaea cultivar Tifrunner chromosome 17, arahy.Tifrunner.gnm2.J5K5, whole genome shotgun sequence genome containing:
- the LOC112765011 gene encoding chromatin remodeling protein SHL gives rise to the protein MAKPKAPRRTLDSYTVKHINKTFRAGDCVLMRPSDPSKPSYVARIERIEADSRGANVKVHVRWYYRPEESIGGRRQFHGSKEVFLSDHFDVQSADTIEAKCTVHSFKSYTKLDAVGNDDFFCRFEYNSSTGAFNPDRVAVYCKCEMPYNPDDLMVQCEGCSDWFHPACIDMTVEEAKRLDHFFCESCSAEGQKKLQNSHSTSRHSDTKVETKRRRRS